One window from the genome of Microcoleus sp. FACHB-68 encodes:
- a CDS encoding stage II sporulation protein M → MNIQRWIARREPNWKQLDALLMQIEQKGLKSLNADEIRQMASLYRSVSADLARARTHQVGESLVRDLQILTSRSYNQIYQGSRRQEWQAVVEFYRWGLPAAIQQNWAYIAIATAIFMAGILIAWWFAWQDPLFLSLIVPEELIEKVRDRHELWMGSIVGVEPLASSGIMVNNLKVSFTAVAGGITAGLLTVFILAYNGLSIGALATLVGQNNLAYPFWAFVFPHGSLELPAIFLAGGAGLMIGRAIVFPGKYRRADALKFYGSQAAQLVFGVVPMLIIAGIIEGFFSPNPIIPDPLKYIVGIGLFALLIKYCSRKPASQSFTN, encoded by the coding sequence ATGAATATTCAGCGCTGGATTGCGAGACGAGAACCGAACTGGAAGCAGTTGGATGCACTTTTAATGCAAATTGAACAAAAAGGTTTGAAATCTTTAAACGCAGATGAAATCCGGCAAATGGCTAGTTTGTATCGTTCTGTCTCTGCGGATTTAGCGCGGGCGCGAACCCACCAAGTGGGAGAAAGTTTGGTGCGAGACTTGCAAATTTTGACTTCCCGCAGCTATAACCAAATTTATCAAGGTTCGCGCCGGCAGGAATGGCAAGCGGTGGTGGAATTTTATCGTTGGGGTTTACCGGCAGCCATCCAACAGAATTGGGCTTATATTGCCATTGCCACGGCTATCTTTATGGCCGGCATTTTAATTGCTTGGTGGTTTGCATGGCAAGATCCCTTGTTCCTGTCGCTGATAGTGCCGGAAGAGTTAATTGAAAAGGTACGAGATCGGCATGAGTTATGGATGGGTTCAATAGTTGGCGTTGAACCTTTGGCATCCAGTGGAATTATGGTTAACAACTTAAAAGTATCATTTACAGCCGTTGCCGGTGGCATTACTGCCGGGTTATTAACAGTTTTTATTCTCGCCTACAACGGACTTAGCATCGGCGCACTCGCCACTCTGGTTGGTCAAAATAATTTAGCGTATCCTTTTTGGGCGTTTGTATTTCCTCATGGTTCCCTAGAATTGCCGGCAATCTTTCTTGCAGGAGGTGCCGGTCTTATGATTGGCAGAGCGATTGTTTTCCCCGGTAAATACCGCCGCGCCGATGCTTTAAAGTTTTATGGGTCTCAGGCAGCGCAGTTAGTATTCGGTGTTGTGCCCATGCTGATCATTGCCGGCATCATTGAAGGGTTTTTCTCACCCAATCCAATAATTCCCGATCCACTTAAATACATTGTCGGAATAGGTTTGTTTGCCTTATTGATCAAGTATTGTAGCCGCAAGCCTGCAAGCCAATCATTTACTAATTAG